One Dunckerocampus dactyliophorus isolate RoL2022-P2 chromosome 18, RoL_Ddac_1.1, whole genome shotgun sequence genomic region harbors:
- the rps11 gene encoding 40S ribosomal protein S11: MADAQTERAYQKQPTIFQNKKRVLVADGGKESKEKIPRYHKSVGLGFKTPREAIEGTYIDKKCPFTGNVSIRGRILSGVVTKMKMQRTIVIRRDYLHYIRKYNRFEKRHKNLSVHLSPCFRDVTVGDIVTVGECRPLSKTVRFNVLKVTKAAGAKKQFQKF; this comes from the exons ATGGCGGATGCACAA ACCGAGAGGGCTTATCAGAAACAGCCCACCATCTTCCAGAACAAAAAGCGTGTTCTGGTCGCAGATGGGGGCAAGGAGAGCAAAGAAAAGATTCCCCGTTACCACAAAAGTGTCGGGCTAGGCTTCAAAACCCCAAGAGAG GCTATTGAAGGCACTTACATTGACAAGAAATGCCCCTTCACTGGAAATGTCTCCATCCGTGGCCGGATCCTCTCTG GCGTGGTGACCAAAATGAAGATGCAGAGGACCATCGTCATCAGACGCGACTACCTGCATTATATCCGCAAGTACAACCGCTTTGAGAAGAGGCACAAGAACCTGTCTGTGCATCTGTCACCATGCTTCAG GGATGTCACCGTTGGAGACATCGTGACTGTCGGAGAATGCCGACCGCTCAGCAAGACTGTGAGGTTCAACGTCCTCAAAGTCACAAAGGCTGCTGGAGCCAAGAAGCAGTTCCAGAAGTTTTAG
- the polr3k gene encoding DNA-directed RNA polymerase III subunit RPC10 yields the protein MLLFCPTCGNVLIVEEGQKCLRFACNTCPYIHNVTRKVNNRKYPKLKEVDDVLGGAAAWENVDSTAETCPKCEHPRAYFMQIQTRSADEPMTTFYKCCNAQCGHRWRD from the exons ATGCTTCTTTTTTGTCCAACCTGCGGGAATGTTTTGATCGTTGAAGAAGGGCAGAAGTGCCTGAGGTTTGCTTGTAACACATGTCCCTATATACATAACGTCACCAGAAAG GTAAATAACAGAAAGTACCCCAAGTTGAAGGAAGTGGATGATGTCCTGGGTGGAGCTGCTGCTTGGGAAAACGTGGATTCGACTGCGG AAACCTGTCCAAAGTGTGAACATCCACGGGCGTACTTCATGCAGATTCAGACACGATCTGCAGACGAACCGATGACCACTTTCTACAAATGCTGCAATGCCCAATGTGGACACAGATGGAGAGATTAA
- the cdip1 gene encoding cell death-inducing p53-target protein 1: MSSDPPPPYPGGPSAPLIEEKNGQPAPVRTAPLQGQPLPPDYGPPPYEGPHPGFLPPHVPGEGPMPMPMPMPMPPPPQGAAYPPPPPGHYPHPMPGPGQMGPGPFVHMGGHTATVMAPPGAATTVTVLQGEMFQTSPVQTVCPHCQQAIVTRISHDVGLMNTLFCLFCFFVGCDLGCCLIPCLIDDLKDVTHTCPYCKGYIYTYKRIC; encoded by the exons ATGTCCAGTGATCCTCCTCCTCCGTACCCTGGAGGTCCCAGCGCCCCCCTCATTGAGGAGAAGAATGGACAACCAG cacCTGTAAGAACAGCGCCCCTGCAAGGACAGCCTCTACCTCCAGACTATGGCCCGCCCCCTTATGAAGGCCCACACCCGGGGTTCCTCCCACCACACGTTCCTGGAGAGGGTCCCATGCCCATGCCTATGCCGATGCCAATGCCCCCGCCACCCCAAG GTGCTGCCTACCCTCCGCCGCCTCCCGGCCACTATCCCCACCCGATGCCGGGACCGGGACAGATGGGCCCGGGCCCCTTCGTCCACATGGGGGGCCACACAGCCACCGTCATGGCTCCGCCGGGCGCCGCCACCACCGTGACCGTGCTACAGGGCGAAATGTTCCAGACGTCGCCGGTGCAGACGGTGTGTCCGCACTGCCAGCAGGCCATCGTCACGCGCATCTCGCACGACGTGGGCCTCATGAACACGCTCTTCTGCCTCTTCTGCTTCTTCGTGGG gtGCGATCTGGGCTGCTGCTTAATTCCCTGTCTGATCGACGACCTCAAGGATGTGACACACACCTGCCCTTACTGTAAGGGCTACATCTACACATACAAGCGTATATGTTAA
- the mgrn1b gene encoding E3 ubiquitin-protein ligase MGRN1b isoform X2, producing the protein MGSILSRRIAGVEDIDIQANSAYRFPPKSGNYFASHFFMGGEKFDTPHPEGYLFGENMDLNFLGNRPVQFPYVTPAPHEPVKTLRSLVNIRKDSLRLVRYKDDSDAPVEEGGKPKVQYGVEFTFDADARVAITLYCQAFEEFSNGMAVYSPKDPTMASETVHYKRGVSQQFSMPSFKIDFSEWKEEDLNFDLDRGVFPMVIQAVVDEGDDCLGHAHVLLAAFERHVDGSFSVKPLKQKQIVDRVSYLLQEIYGIENKNNQETKPSDDENSDNSNECVVCLSDLRDTLILPCRHLCLCNSCADTLRYQANNCPICRLPFRALLQIRAVRKKPGALSPVSFSPVLAQTMDHDEHSSSDSVPPGFEPVSLLEALNGMRSVSPAIPSAPLYDDINFSGGDGRQLSSPEHLSDGGLQKGKVSKSPDSTLRSPSSPIQEEDEEKLSEMSDAQPHTLLSSSPAPTDATATEDVADSLSPDDDDRMHAGADILQDCGSEHSGSTKTESDPPGELSLPALGPDSCSVGMEE; encoded by the exons ATGGGCTCCATCCTGAGTCGCAGAATCGCTGGGGTTGAGGATATCGACATCCAAGCTAATTCGGCATATCGTTTTCCGCCAAAATCCG GGAATTATTTTGCCAGTCATTTTTTCATGGGAGGAGAGAAGTTTGACACGCCGCATCCTGAGGGATACCTTTTCGGGGAGAACATGGATTTGAATTTTCTGGGAAACAGGCCTGTGCAG TTCCCTTATGTCACACCTGCACCGCACGAGCCGGTGAAAACCCTCAGAAGTCTGGTCAATATTCGGAAGGACTCATTGCGTTTGGTCAG GTATAAAGATGACTCTGACGCTCCCGTGGAGGAGGGCGGCAAACCCAAAGTCCAGTACGGGGTGGAGTTCACCTTTGATGCTGACGCTCGGGTGGCCATCACCCTCTACTGCCAGGCCTTTGAGGAGTTCTCCAATGGGATGGCtgt GTACAGCCCGAAGGATCCAACAATGGCCTCAGAGACGGTCCACTACAAGAGGGGCGTCAGCCAGCAGTTCTCGATGCCGTCTTTCAAAATAGACTTCAGCGAGTGGAAAGAGGAAGAC CTGAACTTTGACCTGGACCGAGGAGTGTTTCCCATGGTGATCCAAGCGGTGGTGGACGAAGGGGATG ATTGCCTCGGACATGCTCACGTTCTTTTAGCAGCCTTTGAACGA CACGTCGATGGGAGTTTCTCCGTCAAGCCACTGAAGCAAAAGCAAATT GTGGACCGTGTAAGCTACCTCCTGCAGGAGATCTACGGCATCGAGAACAAGAACAACCAAGAAActaag CCGTCAGATGACGAGAACAGCGACAACAGCAACGAGTGCGTTGTGTGTTTGTCGGACCTGCGGGACACTCTCATCCTGCCCTGCAGACATTTGTGCCTGTGCAACTCGTGCGCCGACACCTTGCGGTACCAAGCCAACAACTGTCCCATCTGCAGGCTGC CCTTCAGGGCCTTGCTGCAGATCCGAGCTGTGAGGAAAAAGCCCGGAGCGCTCTCTCCTGTCTCCTTCAGTCCAGTTCTGGCTCAGACGATGGACCATGACGAGCATTCT AGCTCCGACTCGGTCCCACCCGGTTTTGAGCCCGTGTCGCTGTTGGAGGCCCTGAACGGCATGCGGTCTGTGTCCCCCGCTATTCCCTCGGCGCCCCTCTACGACGACATCAACTTCTCGGGGGGCGACGGCAGACAGCTGAGCTCCCCCGAGCATCTGAGCGACGGCGGGCTGCAGAAAGGCAAAGTCAGCAAGTCGCCTGACAG CACCCTGAGGTCGCCGTCTTCTCCCatccaggaggaggatgaggagaagTTGTCAGAGATGTCAGACGCTCAGCCGCACACGCTTCTGTCCAGCAGTCCCGCCCCCACGGAC GCCACAGCGACCGAGGACGTTGCCGACTCGCTGTCCCCAGATGATG ACGACAGGATGCACGCCGGCGCCGACATCCTCCAGGACTGTGGCAGCGAGCACAGCGGCTCGACTAAGACAGAGAGCGACCCCCCGGGCGAGCTGTCGCTGCCAG CCCTAGGTCCCGACTCCTGCTCTGTTGGTATGGAGGAGTAA
- the mgrn1b gene encoding E3 ubiquitin-protein ligase MGRN1b isoform X1 — protein MGSILSRRIAGVEDIDIQANSAYRFPPKSGNYFASHFFMGGEKFDTPHPEGYLFGENMDLNFLGNRPVQFPYVTPAPHEPVKTLRSLVNIRKDSLRLVRYKDDSDAPVEEGGKPKVQYGVEFTFDADARVAITLYCQAFEEFSNGMAVYSPKDPTMASETVHYKRGVSQQFSMPSFKIDFSEWKEEDLNFDLDRGVFPMVIQAVVDEGDDCLGHAHVLLAAFERHVDGSFSVKPLKQKQIVDRVSYLLQEIYGIENKNNQETKPSDDENSDNSNECVVCLSDLRDTLILPCRHLCLCNSCADTLRYQANNCPICRLPFRALLQIRAVRKKPGALSPVSFSPVLAQTMDHDEHSSSDSVPPGFEPVSLLEALNGMRSVSPAIPSAPLYDDINFSGGDGRQLSSPEHLSDGGLQKGKVSKSPDSTLRSPSSPIQEEDEEKLSEMSDAQPHTLLSSSPAPTDATATEDVADSLSPDDDDRMHAGADILQDCGSEHSGSTKTESDPPGELSLPGSSESTESLKSQSTNCSSQPLLCPTSSFHREDEHLLP, from the exons ATGGGCTCCATCCTGAGTCGCAGAATCGCTGGGGTTGAGGATATCGACATCCAAGCTAATTCGGCATATCGTTTTCCGCCAAAATCCG GGAATTATTTTGCCAGTCATTTTTTCATGGGAGGAGAGAAGTTTGACACGCCGCATCCTGAGGGATACCTTTTCGGGGAGAACATGGATTTGAATTTTCTGGGAAACAGGCCTGTGCAG TTCCCTTATGTCACACCTGCACCGCACGAGCCGGTGAAAACCCTCAGAAGTCTGGTCAATATTCGGAAGGACTCATTGCGTTTGGTCAG GTATAAAGATGACTCTGACGCTCCCGTGGAGGAGGGCGGCAAACCCAAAGTCCAGTACGGGGTGGAGTTCACCTTTGATGCTGACGCTCGGGTGGCCATCACCCTCTACTGCCAGGCCTTTGAGGAGTTCTCCAATGGGATGGCtgt GTACAGCCCGAAGGATCCAACAATGGCCTCAGAGACGGTCCACTACAAGAGGGGCGTCAGCCAGCAGTTCTCGATGCCGTCTTTCAAAATAGACTTCAGCGAGTGGAAAGAGGAAGAC CTGAACTTTGACCTGGACCGAGGAGTGTTTCCCATGGTGATCCAAGCGGTGGTGGACGAAGGGGATG ATTGCCTCGGACATGCTCACGTTCTTTTAGCAGCCTTTGAACGA CACGTCGATGGGAGTTTCTCCGTCAAGCCACTGAAGCAAAAGCAAATT GTGGACCGTGTAAGCTACCTCCTGCAGGAGATCTACGGCATCGAGAACAAGAACAACCAAGAAActaag CCGTCAGATGACGAGAACAGCGACAACAGCAACGAGTGCGTTGTGTGTTTGTCGGACCTGCGGGACACTCTCATCCTGCCCTGCAGACATTTGTGCCTGTGCAACTCGTGCGCCGACACCTTGCGGTACCAAGCCAACAACTGTCCCATCTGCAGGCTGC CCTTCAGGGCCTTGCTGCAGATCCGAGCTGTGAGGAAAAAGCCCGGAGCGCTCTCTCCTGTCTCCTTCAGTCCAGTTCTGGCTCAGACGATGGACCATGACGAGCATTCT AGCTCCGACTCGGTCCCACCCGGTTTTGAGCCCGTGTCGCTGTTGGAGGCCCTGAACGGCATGCGGTCTGTGTCCCCCGCTATTCCCTCGGCGCCCCTCTACGACGACATCAACTTCTCGGGGGGCGACGGCAGACAGCTGAGCTCCCCCGAGCATCTGAGCGACGGCGGGCTGCAGAAAGGCAAAGTCAGCAAGTCGCCTGACAG CACCCTGAGGTCGCCGTCTTCTCCCatccaggaggaggatgaggagaagTTGTCAGAGATGTCAGACGCTCAGCCGCACACGCTTCTGTCCAGCAGTCCCGCCCCCACGGAC GCCACAGCGACCGAGGACGTTGCCGACTCGCTGTCCCCAGATGATG ACGACAGGATGCACGCCGGCGCCGACATCCTCCAGGACTGTGGCAGCGAGCACAGCGGCTCGACTAAGACAGAGAGCGACCCCCCGGGCGAGCTGTCGCTGCCAG GGTCGTCCGAATCGACGGAGAGCCTGAAGAGTCAGAGCACAAACTGCTCCAGCCAGCCTCTCCTGTGCCCCACTAGCAGCTTCCACAGGGAGGACGAGCACCTTCTCCCCTGA